The DNA segment GGATATCGCTTACTGGTGACGAATCCGGATCGACTGGGCGGCAAGGCGACGATCGCGGGCACTCGTTTTTCGGTGTCGTTCATCCTGGCCTGCCTGGCCGAGGGTATGTCGTACGAGGACATCGTCCGGGAGTACTCGGAGTTTCCCCGCGAGAGCATCGCAGAGGTACTCCGCTTCGCGGCTGAGGTCACCGACCGGCACGATGTGGCTGCTTGACGTCAATCTCCCGAACGGTCTCGCGGGACTCCTGCAGGGCTTTGGGATCTCTTGCGACACGGCGGCGCGACGCAACTGGCGTGACCTGACGAACGGCGCTCTGGCCGACGCGGCGTTCCGTGAAGGCTTTCGGGTCATCCTGACCAGGGATCGCCTCTTCGCGATGTCTGCCCGTCGCGTGCTGGCTGCGTTGCCAGGGCTTGCGATCGTGGTCGTGACCTTGCGGCAGGCTCGGGAGGAGGCGTACTTGGCCGAGCTCGAGATGCAGTGGCGCCGGAAGCCGATCGAACCCGTCGCCGGTGCTGTCGTCGAGTGGCCCTGAATGAGCTCGATGTGAAGTGCCCCCGTTGCCAGCACGATAATCCGCCAAGCGCGCGGTTTTGCAACGACTGCGGAGCGCTGTTCGAGCTAACTTGCTCCGCGTGTCATCAAGCGAATCCTGCCGGGAGCCGATTCTGTAACGGTTGCGGCCGGGCGCTGGGGATCGCCCCGGCGACCGCGCCTCGCTATGCCTCGCCCGAGTCGTACACCCCCAAGCATCTCGCCGAGAAGATCCTCACCTCGAAGGCCGCCCTCGAAGGCGAGCGCAAGCAGGTCACGGTCCTCTTCGCCGATCTGAAGGGTTCGATGGAGCTGCTGGCCGACCGCGATCCCGAGGAGGCGCGCAAGCTCCTCGACCCGGTGCTGGAGCGGATGATGGAAGCCGTCCACCGCTACGAGGGCACGGTGAACCAGGTCATGGGCGACGGGATCATGGCGCTCTTCGGCGCGCCCCTCGCCCACGAGGACCACGCCGTGCGGGCGTGCTATGCGGCGCTCCGGATGCAGGAGAGCGTGAAGAAGTACGCGGAAGAGGTGCGACGCTCCCACGCGGCGGTGGTCAAGATCCGCGTCGGGCTGAACTCCGGGGAGGTCGTCGTGCGCGCCATCGGCAGCGATCTCCACATGGACTACACGGCCGTCGGCCAGACGACGCATCTCGCCGCCCGCATGGAGCAGCTCGCCGATCCCGGCGCCATCGTGATCACGCCCGCGACGCTGGCGCTGGCCGAGGGCTATGTCGAGGTGAAGTCACTCGGCCCCGTGCCGGTGAAAGGCCTCCCCGAGCCGGTGGAGGTCTACGAGGTGACGGGAGCAGGCGCGGCGAGGACCCGCCTGCAGGCGGCCGCCCGGCGCGGGCTGACGCGCTTCGTCGGCCGCGACGCCGAGCTGGAGCAGCTCCGCCGCGCTCAGCAGCTCGCCGGCGACGGGCACGGGCAGGTGGCGGCGGTCGTGGGCGAGGCGGGGGTAGGCAAGTCGCGCCTCATCTACGAACTCACCCATTCGCATCGCCTGCACGGCTGGCTCGTCCTCGAGAGCGCCTCGGTCTCGTACGGCAAGGCGACGAGCTACCTGCCGGTGATCGACCTACTCAAGGGCTACTTCAAGATCCAGGACCGGGACGACCTCCGTGAGATCCGGGAGAAGGTGACGGGCAAGCTGCTCACCCTCGACCGCGCGCTGGAGCCGACGCTGCCGGCGTTGCTGGCTCTGCTCGACGTGCCCGTGGACGACGCCGCGTGGCCGACGCTCGACCCGGCGCAGCGCCGCCAGCAGACGCTCGACGCCGTCAAGCGACTGCTCCTGCGGGAAGCGCGTGAGCAACCGCTCCTCCTGATTTTCGAGGATCTCCACTGGATCGACGGCGAGACCCAGGCCGTTCTCGATGCTCTCGTCGACAGCCTGGGCTCGGCGCGGCTGCTGCTGCTCGTGAACTACCGGCCCGAGTACCAGCACGCCTGGGGCAGCAAGACGTCCTACAGCCAGTTCAGGCTGGACGCGCTCCCGGCCGAGAGCGCCGGGGAGCTGCTGGAGGCGCTCCTCGGCGACGATCCCGGGCTGGAACCGCTCAAGCAGCTCCTCGTCAAGCGCGGGAACCCGTTTTTCCTGGAGGAGACCGTCCGGACGCTGGTAGAGACGAAGGCGCTGGCGGGGGAGCGAGGTCGGTATCGGCTGACGCAACCAATCCAGGCGATCCAGGTCCCGGCCACGGTCCAGGCGATGCTGGCCGCGCGTATCGACCGGCTCGCGCCGGAGGACAAACGG comes from the Candidatus Methylomirabilota bacterium genome and includes:
- a CDS encoding DUF433 domain-containing protein; protein product: MEDTLIHGYRLLVTNPDRLGGKATIAGTRFSVSFILACLAEGMSYEDIVREYSEFPRESIAEVLRFAAEVTDRHDVAA
- a CDS encoding adenylate/guanylate cyclase domain-containing protein — its product is MKCPRCQHDNPPSARFCNDCGALFELTCSACHQANPAGSRFCNGCGRALGIAPATAPRYASPESYTPKHLAEKILTSKAALEGERKQVTVLFADLKGSMELLADRDPEEARKLLDPVLERMMEAVHRYEGTVNQVMGDGIMALFGAPLAHEDHAVRACYAALRMQESVKKYAEEVRRSHAAVVKIRVGLNSGEVVVRAIGSDLHMDYTAVGQTTHLAARMEQLADPGAIVITPATLALAEGYVEVKSLGPVPVKGLPEPVEVYEVTGAGAARTRLQAAARRGLTRFVGRDAELEQLRRAQQLAGDGHGQVAAVVGEAGVGKSRLIYELTHSHRLHGWLVLESASVSYGKATSYLPVIDLLKGYFKIQDRDDLREIREKVTGKLLTLDRALEPTLPALLALLDVPVDDAAWPTLDPAQRRQQTLDAVKRLLLREAREQPLLLIFEDLHWIDGETQAVLDALVDSLGSARLLLLVNYRPEYQHAWGSKTSYSQFRLDALPAESAGELLEALLGDDPGLEPLKQLLVKRGNPFFLEETVRTLVETKALAGERGRYRLTQPIQAIQVPATVQAMLAARIDRLAPEDKRLLQTASVVGKDVPWVLLQAIADFPDEALRSGLDHLQAAEFLYEASLFPDLEYTFKHALTHEVTYASLLHDRRRSLHARIAEAIETAWAGRLGDQVERLAHHAGRGELWDKALGYLEQAGAKSFGRSAHREAVACYEQALDVLRHLPESAGTQRKAIDVRIALRNSLFPLGQLTRIIDLLDEAEALAAAIGDRERLALVLSRRAHYFWSVGEPRAGLEAGQRALSIAVQLDSLPLKVAASYFLGQLHHARGDYVAAIEILEQVVAWLPDELAFDRLGMAAPPSVFARTWLAFSRAETGAFAEALAQGAEALRIAEALDHPYGLYHGHLAVGTVRSLKGDVELAMPALERALRIAAESSMPAMGRPTAAQLGSVYGLIGRVEEATAVLEDGLGEAVHRWDAFLPLNVFALAQVYLLGGRIVEAEQAATRALELAQRQEQRGNEARAMWVLGEIAARSAPAEAEGRYRSALALAGELGMRPLVAHCHLGLAKLYRRTGKRQEAQEHLTTATTMYREMDMRFWLEKTGTELKALD